Proteins encoded together in one Vigna angularis cultivar LongXiaoDou No.4 chromosome 5, ASM1680809v1, whole genome shotgun sequence window:
- the LOC108339831 gene encoding polyol transporter 5, translated as MAEGKGVETHKALDDFDPPKKPKTNFYAFGCAILASTTCILLGYDIGVMTGAAIYIKKDLKVSDVQIEILLGIINLYSLIGSCLAGRTSDWIGRRYTIVFAGTIFFAGAILMGFSPNYAFLMFGRFVAGIGIGYALMIGPVYSAEVSPASYRGFLTSFTDAFINGGILLGYISNFAFSKMTLKLGWRMMLGVGAIPSALITLGVLAMPESPRWLVMRGRLGEATKVLNKTSDSKEEAQLRLAEIKQAAGIPESCNDDVVEVTKQSTGKDVWKELFLYPTPAVRHIVIAALGIYCFQQSSGVDAIVLYSPRIFQNAGMTDDTHTLLATVAVGFVKTLFIVLSSLVLDRVGRRPMLLSSVGGMMVSLLTLGIAFTIIEHSESKPIWGIGLSIAMVLAFVATFSIGAGPITWVYSAEVFPLRLRAQGVAAGVVVNRVSSGVVTMTFLSLTKAITFGGTFFLYSGISVIGWLFFYFALPETRGKTLEEMEGCFGHFPAKSNSKYKGVENGNGKVPQVQLGTNLST; from the exons ATGGCAGAGGGAAAGGGAGTTGAAACTCATAAAGCACTTGATGATTTCGATCCTCCCAAGAAGCCCAAAACAAACTTCTATGCTTTTGGCTGCGCTATATTGGCCTCCACTACATGCATTTTACTTGGTTATG ATATTGGGGTGATGACCGGTGCAGCCATATACATAAAGAAGGACCTAAAGGTGTCGGATGTGCAAATAGAGATACTCTTGGGAATCATCAACCTCTACTCTCTCATAGGCTCATGCTTGGCCGGCAGAACCTCCGATTGGATAGGCCGCCGATACACCATTGTCTTCGCCGGCACCATCTTCTTCGCCGGGGCAATTCTCATGGGTTTCTCTCCCAACTATGCCTTTCTCATGTTCGGCCGTTTCGTGGCCGGCATCGGCATCGGCTACGCCCTCATGATCGGACCTGTCTACTCCGCCGAGGTCTCCCCAGCCTCCTATCGTGGCTTCCTCACTTCTTTCACCGAT GCCTTTATCAATGGAGGGATATTACTGGGATACATATCCAACTTCGCATTTTCAAAGATGACATTGAAGTTGGGATGGCGAATGATGCTTGGGGTCGGTGCAATTCCTTCGGCACTCATAACATTGGGAGTGTTGGCGATGCCGGAATCTCCGCGGTGGCTGGTGATGAGGGGACGTTTGGGAGAGGCAACGAAAGTGCTTAACAAAACCTCCGACAGCAAGGAAGAAGCTCAACTGAGGCTGGCCGAGATCAAACAAGCCGCAGGGATACCGGAGAGTTGCAACGATGACGTCGTTGAAGTAACGAAACAAAGCACGGGTAAGGACGTGTGGAAAGAGTTGTTCCTTTATCCAACGCCTGCAGTTCGTCACATCGTAATTGCAGCGCTCGGGATTTACTGCTTCCAACAATCGTCGGGCGTGGACGCCATCGTTTTATACAGTCCAAGAATCTTCCAGAATGCTGGGATGACCGATGACACACATACGCTTCTTGCAACTGTGGCCGTTGGATTCGTGAAGACGTTGTTCATCGTGCTTTCTTCTTTAGTGTTGGACCGCGTGGGACGTCGTCCCATGTTGTTGTCTAGTGTCGGGGGCATGATGGTCTCGCTTCTCACTCTGGGAATAGCCTTTACCATCATTGAGCACTCTGAGAGTAAACCGATATGGGGCATTGGATTGAGCATAGCTATGGTGTTAGCCTTCGTGGCCACGTTTTCCATCGGTGCGGGACCCATCACGTGGGTATACAGCGCTGAGGTCTTTCCGTTGAGGTTGCGGGCGCAGGGTGTGGCTGCCGGCGTTGTGGTGAATAGAGTCAGTAGTGGGGTTGTTACAATGACCTTTTTGTCCCTCACTAAAGCCATCACTTTTGGTGGAACTTTCTTCCTCTATTCTGGTATTTCAGTGATCGGGTGGTTATTCTTCTACTTTGCGCTTCCCGAGACACGTGGTAAAACACTTGAAGAAATGGAAGGGTGTTTCGGTCATTTCCCAGCCAAATCTAACTCCAAATACAAGGGAGTAGAAAATGGAAATGGCAAAGTGCCACAAGTTCAGCTGGGGACCAATCTCAGCACTTAA
- the LOC108340044 gene encoding uncharacterized protein LOC108340044, producing the protein MRTSYLSKKMKSNFAFLVIFSLLLVVNLSYARKYMGDYWKNMMNGQPMPEAIKDLLVQDPQESDAAAVKDHFIRDFDIRPNIILYHTHDMSRKQKQHAMAKKIEELQEPGRHG; encoded by the exons ATGAGAACTTCGTATCTTAGCAAAAAAATGAAGTCTAACTTTGCTTTTTTAGTAATATTCTCTCTTCTCCTG GTTGTAAACCTCAGCTATGCAAGAAAATACATGGGAGACTATTGGAAGAACATGATGAATGGCCAACCTATGCCTGAAGCAATCAAAGATCTCCTTGTTCAAGATCCACAAGAATCAGATGCAGCTGCAGTGAAGGATCATTTTATCCGGGACTTTGATATAAGACctaatatcatattatatcaCACGCATGATATGTCCAGAAAGCAGAAGCAGCATGCCATGGCcaagaaaatagaagagcttCAAGAACCAGGAAGACATGGCTGA
- the LOC108339610 gene encoding ATP-dependent Clp protease proteolytic subunit 6, chloroplastic isoform X1: MVPQALSVPASASFTIASRSRTPSHVVFSHRNPSSVASSFPSPYGNSSEVGLSSKIGGFPLKFDEKSIHGASTSYGAIEASKGNPSITPAVMTPGGPIDLSSVLFRNRIIFIGQPVNSQVAQRVISQLVTLATIDEKSDILVYINCPGGSTYSVLAVYDCMSWLLQFPISCRCFYLKEFGDSIFQIKPKVGTVCFGVAASQGALLLAGGEKGMRYAMPNARIMIHQPQSGCGGHVEDVRRQVNEAVQSRHKIDKMYSAFTGQPLETVQQYTERDRFLSVSEALEFGLIDGVLETEY, translated from the exons ATGGTTCCTCAAGCTTTGTCAGTGCCCGCTAGCGCCAGCTTCACTATAGCTTCTCGCTCCAGAACTCCCTCCCACGTTGTATTTTCTCACAG AAACCCCTCTTCGGTAGCTTCTTCTTTTCCAAGCCCATATGGCAATTCATCAGAAGTTG GGTTGTCAAGTAAAATTGGGGGCTTTCctttaaaatttgatgagaaAAGTATCCATGGTGCAAGCACAAG TTATGGTGCAATTGAGGCCAGTAAGGGGAATCCATCAATAACACCAGCAGTGATGACTCCCGGAGGACCTATTGATCTGTCATCTGTTTTGTTCAGGAATCGTATAATATTCATAGGGCAGCCAGTCAATTCACAAGTGGCTCAAAGAGTTATATCACAGCTTGTGACTCTTGCTACTATTGATGAAAAATCAGATATACTG GTATATATAAATTGCCCCGGTGGAAGCACCTATTCAGTATTGGCAGTCTATGATTGCATGTCTTGG TTGCTTCAATTCCCTATCAGTTGTCGATGTTTCTACCTGAAAGAATTTGGTGACTCCATCTTTCAGATTAAGCCCAAGGTTGGTACCGTTTGTTTTGGAGTAGCTGCAAGCCAAGGAGCACTTCTCCTTGCTGGAGGAGAGAAGGGAATGCGCTATGCGATGCCAAATGCTCGCATTATGATACATCAACCACAGAGTGGATGTGGG GGTCATGTTGAGGATGTCAGACGCCAAGTGAATGAAGCTGTTCAATCTCGCCAT AAAATTGACAAGATGTATAGTGCTTTTACGGGGCAGCCATTAGAGACGGTGCAGCAGTACACAGAAAGGGACCGTTTTCTGTCTGTTTCTGAG GCTTTGGAGTTTGGTCTTATTGATGGTGTCCTGGAAACAGAGTATTGA
- the LOC108340030 gene encoding organ-specific protein S2, producing MRPSLAMFSLLFAFLLSGTIEARKDPGQYWKEIMKDQQMPEGLQGLLPFQFENHPKTQEQSVKDSKHECEEPLEPRPSVTKYNDLEPRPSVTKYDDFGLKLSASKNDDIESRPGATKYGDFEPRPSATKYDDFEVKLSANKKDDFEPRPSVTKYDDFEPRQGTTKYDDFEFKLKASKKDDIEPRPSTTKYNDFEQRPSTTKYNDFEPRPSTTKYDDFEPRPSTTKYDDFEPRPNVSKYDD from the exons ATGAGGCCTTCTCTTGCTATGTTTTCTCTTCTATTTGCTTTCTTG TTAAGTGGCACCATAGAAGCAAGGAAAGATCCTGGGCAGTATTGGAAAGAGATAATGAAAGACCAGCAAATGCCAGAAGGACTTCAAGGccttcttccatttcaattTGAAAATCATCCAAAGACTCAAGAGCAATCTGTTAAAGATTCCAAGCATGAATGCGAAGAACCTCTTGAACCTCGACCAAGTGTTACTAAATATAATGATTTGGAACCTCGACCAAGTGTTACTAAGTATGATGATTTTGGACTTAAGTTAAGTGCTAGCAAGAATGATGATATTGAATCGAGACCAGGTGCTACTAAGTATGGTGATTTTGAACCCCGACCAAGTGCTACTAAATATGATGATTTTGAAGTCAAGTTAAGTGCTAACaaaaaagatgattttgaacCTAGACCAAGTGTTACCAAATATGATGATTTTGAACCACGACAAGGTACTACTAAGTATGATGATTTTGAATTCAAGTTAAAAGCTAGCAAAAAGGATGATATTGAACCTAGACCAAGCACTACAAAGTACAATGATTTTGAACAAAGACCAAGCACTACAAAGTACAATGATTTTGAACCAAGACCAAGTACTACAAAGTATGATGATTTTGAACCAAGACCAAGTACCACAAAGTATGATGATTTTGAACCAAGGCCAAATGTTTCCAAATATGATGATTAG
- the LOC108339691 gene encoding BURP domain-containing protein BNM2A → MGEKYKPWIIFLLLLIITCSRARELVGSGTENKILEAISDENHETVHTEHEHAHVHSHTDHMNPSVMVFLTLEDLKIGKTMAVYFPKRDPATSPKLWPREEAESLPFSLKELPNLLKVFSFSANSPQAKAMEDTLRECESKAIKGEVKFCATSLESMLDFSQTILGLTHELQVFTTSHQTKSSVTFQNYTFENIVEIPASKMVACHTMPYPYAVFYCHSQESENKMYKVALGGENGDRVEAMVVCHMDTSHWGHGHVSFQVLKVEPGTTSVCHFFPADNLILVPKVEQHGLSTM, encoded by the exons ATGGGCGAAAAATATAAGCCGTGGatcatctttcttcttctactGATAATCACG TGTTCTAGAGCCAGGGAATTGGTTGGAAGTGGaacagaaaacaaaatcttGGAAGCAATCTCTGATGAGAATCATGAAACAGTGCACACAGAACATGAACATGCACATGTTCATTCCCACACGGATCACATGAACCCTTCTGTGATGGTGTTCCTCACCTTGGAAGATTTGAAGATTGGAAAAACAATGGCAGTTTATTTTCCGAAGAGGGACCCTGCAACCTCCCCGAAGTTATGGCCGAGAGAAGAAGCTGAGTCACTCCCTTTCTCATTGAAAGAACTCCCAAACCTCCTAAAAGTGTTCTCTTTTTCTGCAAACTCTCCCCAAGCCAAAGCCATGGAAGACACCCTGAGGGAATGTGAGAGTAAAGCCATCAAAGGAGAGGTAAAGTTCTGCGCCACCTCTTTAGAATCCATGCTTGACTTTTCTCAAACCATTCTTGGCCTCACACACGAACTTCAAGTTTTCACCACCTCCCACCAAACCAAATCCAGTGTCACTTTCCAAAACTACACTTTCGAAAACATAGTAGAGATCCCAGCTTCCAAGATGGTGGCTTGCCACACCATGCCTTACCCTTATGCTGTTTTCTACTGTCACAGCCAAGAGAGTGAGAACAAGATGTATAAGGTGGCACTTGGTGGTGAAAACGGGGATAGGGTGGAAGCTATGGTTGTTTGTCACATGGATACCTCCCATTGGGGTCATGGTCATGTTTCATTTCAAGTTCTGAAGGTTGAACCAGGAACCACTTCTGTGTGCCACTTTTTCCCAGCAGATAATCTCATCTTGGTTCCCAAAGTTGAACAGCACGGTCTTTCAACCATGTGA
- the LOC108339610 gene encoding ATP-dependent Clp protease proteolytic subunit 6, chloroplastic isoform X2 has product MVPQALSVPASASFTIASRSRTPSHVVFSHRNPSSVASSFPSPYGNSSEVGLSSKIGGFPLKFDEKSIHGASTSYGAIEASKGNPSITPAVMTPGGPIDLSSVLFRNRIIFIGQPVNSQVAQRVISQLVTLATIDEKSDILVYINCPGGSTYSVLAVYDCMSWIKPKVGTVCFGVAASQGALLLAGGEKGMRYAMPNARIMIHQPQSGCGGHVEDVRRQVNEAVQSRHKIDKMYSAFTGQPLETVQQYTERDRFLSVSEALEFGLIDGVLETEY; this is encoded by the exons ATGGTTCCTCAAGCTTTGTCAGTGCCCGCTAGCGCCAGCTTCACTATAGCTTCTCGCTCCAGAACTCCCTCCCACGTTGTATTTTCTCACAG AAACCCCTCTTCGGTAGCTTCTTCTTTTCCAAGCCCATATGGCAATTCATCAGAAGTTG GGTTGTCAAGTAAAATTGGGGGCTTTCctttaaaatttgatgagaaAAGTATCCATGGTGCAAGCACAAG TTATGGTGCAATTGAGGCCAGTAAGGGGAATCCATCAATAACACCAGCAGTGATGACTCCCGGAGGACCTATTGATCTGTCATCTGTTTTGTTCAGGAATCGTATAATATTCATAGGGCAGCCAGTCAATTCACAAGTGGCTCAAAGAGTTATATCACAGCTTGTGACTCTTGCTACTATTGATGAAAAATCAGATATACTG GTATATATAAATTGCCCCGGTGGAAGCACCTATTCAGTATTGGCAGTCTATGATTGCATGTCTTGG ATTAAGCCCAAGGTTGGTACCGTTTGTTTTGGAGTAGCTGCAAGCCAAGGAGCACTTCTCCTTGCTGGAGGAGAGAAGGGAATGCGCTATGCGATGCCAAATGCTCGCATTATGATACATCAACCACAGAGTGGATGTGGG GGTCATGTTGAGGATGTCAGACGCCAAGTGAATGAAGCTGTTCAATCTCGCCAT AAAATTGACAAGATGTATAGTGCTTTTACGGGGCAGCCATTAGAGACGGTGCAGCAGTACACAGAAAGGGACCGTTTTCTGTCTGTTTCTGAG GCTTTGGAGTTTGGTCTTATTGATGGTGTCCTGGAAACAGAGTATTGA
- the LOC108340195 gene encoding polygalacturonase non-catalytic subunit AroGP2: MIYIRNMAATHGFHFLSLFLLLLIMNEHNIEARDMKVKLQDEKQVDEAKATVVSSNLPYILSYRTNSKSVEPNYIASYTDTKHNHHRQKLTQPYTASYTHSHELNHPYITAYGVDKTPKESHNSDVSLSTTSYGDITHSNELNLPYIATYDAKKASKESQNDDAILSYVTKYGGAAPAQEANRPYITAYKKVLKESPVVDLTVPYITGYKKVLKESTNVDPTLPYITGYKKVPKESSDVDHIVPYITGYKKVSKESPDVDSIVSYITQYGGTIHANEANHPYITAYGSKKLPKQSSYDDTSKPYITYGGTDPKPDLKKSSSLDHTEAFKAGFFALNDLYVGNVMTLQFPIEEVSHFLPRKEADSIPFSSSQLPSVLQLFSILEDSPEAVAMRGTLEQCEGEPITGETKICATSLESMLEFVSTTIGSETKHNLLTTSLPTISGVPLQKFTILDVSEDIDAPKWVACHPLTYPYAIHYCHFIATGSKVFKVSLGSENGENKVEALGICHLDTSDWDPNHILFRQLGIKAGQDPVCHFFPVKHLLWIPQPSQATM; this comes from the exons ATGATATATATCAGAAACATGGCTGCTACTCATGgctttcactttctttctcttttccttctgtTGCTAATTAtg AATGAACACAACATTGAAGCAAGAGATATGAAGGTAAAGCTGCAAGATGAGAAGCAGGTGGATGAAGCCAAAGCAACAGTGGTGTCTAGCAATTTACCTTACATTTTGAGTTATAGAACCAATTCAAAATCTGTTGAACCAAATTATATAGCTTCATATACAGATACCAAGCACAACCATCACCGTCAAAAACTCACTCAGCCTTACACAGCAAGTTACACTCATTCTCATGAACTCAATCACCCTTACATTACTGCCTATGGTGTCGACAAAACTCCAAAAGAGTCACATAATAGTGATGTTTCTCTATCTACAACTAGTTATGGTGACATCACTCATTCCAATGAACTCAATCTTCCCTACATTGCTACCTATGATGCCAAGAAAGCTTCAAAAGAGTCACAAAATGATGATGCCATTCTATCTTATGTGACTAAATATGGTGGAGCTGCTCCTGCACAAGAAGCCAATCGTCCTTACATTACTGcctataaaaaagttttaaaggAATCACCCGTTGTTGATCTTACTGTGCCTTACATTACTGGCTATAAGAAAGTTCTAAAGGAATCAACCAATGTTGATCCTACTCTGCCTTACATTACTGGCTATAAGAAAGTTCCAAAGGAATCATCCGATGTTGATCATATTGTGCCATACATTACTGGTTATAAGAAAGTTTCAAAGGAATCACCCGACGTTGATTCTATTGTGTCTTACATAACACAATATGGTGGAACCATTCATGCCAATGAAGCCAATCATCCTTACATTACTGCCTATGGTTCCAAGAAACTTCCAAAACAGTCATCCTATGATGATACCAGTAAACCTTACATAACATATGGTGGAACCGATCCCAAACCTGATCTGAAAAAGTCTTCCAGCTTGGATCATACAGAGGCTTTCAAGGCAGGATTTTTCGCTTTGAATGATCTTTATGTTGGGAATGTGATGACACTGCAATTTCCCATCGAAGAGGTTTCTCACTTTCTTCCCAGAAAGGAAGCTGATTCTATTCCTTTCTCAAGCTCACAACTTCCAAGTGTTCTTCAACTCTTCTCGATCCTAGAAGATTCTCCCGAAGCTGTTGCCATGAGAGGAACACTTGAACAATGTGAAGGAGAACCCATCACAGGAGAGACCAAGATTTGTGCCACCTCTCTAGAGTCCATGCTCGAATTCGTTAGCACCACCATTGGTTCAGAGACCAAGCACAACCTTCTGACAACTAGCCTCCCCACAATCTCCGGTGTCCCTCTACAAAAGTTCACCATTTTGGATGTATCAGAAGATATCGATGCTCCTAAATGGGTGGCTTGTCATCCCCTAACTTACCCTTATGCCATTCATTACTGTCACTTCATAGCCACAGGGAGCAAGGTGTTCAAGGTCTCATTAGGTAGTGAGAACGGAGAAAACAAAGTTGAAGCTCTCGGCATCTGTCATTTAGACACATCAGATTGGGATCCAAACCACATTTTATTTAGGCAACTTGGAATTAAAGCTGGGCAAGATCCAGTGTGCCACTTCTTCCCCGTAAAACATCTACTGTGGATTCCCCAACCTTCACAAGCCACCATGTGA